The Halorhabdus sp. BNX81 genome includes a region encoding these proteins:
- a CDS encoding SWIM zinc finger family protein → MTDNNSAADKRIVNELQFGAKTSKRVGWETWEFEIEGPHLVRVTNASYGFEKDDHSYLVGIEERDGLLVPTECECPADQYNEEYDCKHKVSLATIGGPVVLQAAVDYETPTVDTEGTTPQTLKSKLRTDGGVLTDQPDDEPNPLNAPERSECDCDDLHGDFPCADCYIDGRKEISK, encoded by the coding sequence ATGACAGACAACAACTCTGCGGCAGATAAACGCATCGTCAATGAACTACAGTTCGGCGCGAAAACCTCGAAGCGTGTGGGCTGGGAGACGTGGGAATTCGAAATCGAAGGCCCGCATCTCGTCCGTGTGACGAACGCGTCATACGGATTCGAGAAAGACGATCACAGTTACCTCGTTGGCATCGAAGAGCGTGACGGGCTGCTCGTTCCCACTGAGTGCGAGTGTCCAGCGGATCAGTATAACGAAGAGTATGACTGTAAGCACAAAGTCAGCCTCGCTACTATCGGTGGCCCTGTCGTTTTGCAAGCCGCTGTTGACTACGAAACCCCCACGGTAGACACCGAAGGAACCACCCCGCAAACGTTAAAAAGTAAACTCCGGACGGATGGGGGTGTTCTCACTGACCAACCTGACGACGAACCAAACCCCCTCAATGCACCGGAACGCTCCGAGTGTGATTGCGACGATCTACACGGTGACTTTCCCTGCGCTGACTGCTATATTGACGGACGGAAAGAAATCTCCAAATAA
- a CDS encoding ABC transporter permease, which produces MNRLLYLFKRLLLAVPVFLFGITMSFMILYLGPIDPVLNILGQDATPEDIHQLKVALGIIYQDGSQVPLWSQYLKVLTDLVTFDFGQSWIIQRGTPVGELILNRMPVTLWLGFWSVVVALAVGIPGGLYAGLRANTWRDYLTSGGGIIWRAMPNFWLAVMISGLLSAGGALYFYQDFLISTDVIGTSPAVGNMLGPIDLFTRIEGLEATITGPKLTNIAIAIKWILPAALVLGSSSMGNEIRIGRTAVLESINSKYVETAKAKGVSGRRIVTKHVGRNAMIPLLPIIMGEFYLLIGGSVLVEQVFSIRGLGNMFFRGILGPDIPLVMALVFLFIIVQITVNITQDILYTFIDPRISLEDTER; this is translated from the coding sequence ATGAACCGTCTGTTGTATCTCTTCAAGCGCCTGTTGCTCGCCGTCCCCGTGTTCCTGTTCGGGATCACAATGAGTTTCATGATCCTGTACCTGGGACCGATCGACCCCGTTTTAAACATCCTCGGACAGGACGCGACGCCGGAAGACATCCACCAGCTCAAGGTCGCGCTCGGGATCATCTATCAGGACGGTTCGCAGGTCCCGCTGTGGTCACAGTACCTGAAAGTGCTCACCGACCTGGTGACGTTCGACTTCGGGCAGTCCTGGATCATCCAGCGCGGGACGCCGGTCGGCGAGCTCATCCTGAACCGGATGCCGGTGACGCTGTGGCTCGGGTTCTGGTCGGTCGTCGTGGCGCTCGCGGTGGGCATCCCCGGCGGACTGTACGCCGGCCTCCGAGCCAACACCTGGCGGGACTATCTCACCTCGGGTGGCGGGATCATCTGGCGGGCGATGCCGAACTTCTGGCTCGCCGTGATGATCTCCGGGCTGCTCTCGGCTGGCGGGGCCCTGTATTTCTACCAGGACTTCCTCATTTCGACCGATGTGATCGGGACGTCGCCGGCAGTCGGGAACATGCTCGGCCCCATCGATCTCTTCACCCGCATCGAGGGGTTAGAAGCGACGATCACGGGTCCGAAGCTGACGAACATCGCCATCGCGATCAAGTGGATCCTGCCGGCGGCGCTGGTGCTTGGCTCGTCGTCGATGGGTAACGAGATCCGGATCGGGCGGACCGCGGTCCTAGAGAGCATCAACTCGAAGTACGTCGAGACGGCAAAGGCCAAAGGCGTCTCCGGGCGGCGAATCGTCACCAAACACGTCGGCCGCAACGCCATGATCCCGCTCCTCCCGATCATCATGGGCGAGTTCTACCTGTTGATCGGCGGGTCGGTGCTCGTCGAGCAGGTCTTCTCGATCCGGGGGCTCGGGAACATGTTCTTCCGCGGGATCCTCGGTCCGGACATCCCGCTTGTGATGGCACTCGTGTTCCTGTTCATCATCGTTCAGATCACGGTCAACATCACGCAGGACATCCTGTATACGTTCATCGACCCACGGATCTCGCTTGAGGATACGGAGAGGTGA
- a CDS encoding ParB/RepB/Spo0J family partition protein, with protein MDDLGSKKFDPDELVIDPVNERISNTGFHSEKDEAFLKSIEENGVLNPVVVREVDGEYRVVAGQRRTLAAQQVGLDEIRANIRDLDDKEARLLSITENADEYQKDVPPGDRAKTIKKLIDDGVDIPQIARQMGCSEPTVERWLEPARDYWEDTEFEPDPDQEEESLLDELSLTSMQLIREATEGSEQAEKIAKKIIKNNVKVELVREAHSVADTPFEFEKEISKIIDQLNSDVQIINEKVTFSGDEAEKLDDVMKDRGVHEREAIRMLVRERLKKISSSRDGELIEFYLPREPSEKAKELTSGSDVSVNVLCRKIVEERLT; from the coding sequence ATGGACGATTTAGGTAGCAAAAAATTCGATCCAGATGAACTGGTTATTGATCCAGTAAATGAGCGTATATCAAATACTGGCTTTCATTCAGAGAAAGATGAAGCCTTCCTGAAAAGCATTGAGGAGAATGGAGTACTTAATCCTGTTGTAGTTCGTGAAGTTGATGGAGAATATCGGGTAGTAGCCGGGCAGAGACGAACGTTAGCGGCACAACAGGTCGGCCTTGATGAAATAAGAGCAAATATTCGTGATCTGGATGATAAAGAAGCTAGACTTTTATCAATTACCGAAAATGCAGACGAATATCAAAAGGATGTACCTCCTGGTGATCGGGCTAAAACTATTAAAAAACTTATAGATGATGGGGTCGATATCCCTCAAATAGCACGTCAAATGGGTTGCTCTGAACCAACAGTCGAAAGATGGCTCGAACCTGCTCGCGACTATTGGGAAGATACAGAGTTCGAGCCGGACCCAGATCAGGAGGAGGAGTCTCTACTTGACGAGCTTTCTTTAACTTCAATGCAGTTGATTAGGGAAGCAACTGAAGGTAGTGAACAGGCCGAGAAAATTGCTAAGAAGATTATTAAAAACAATGTGAAGGTGGAGTTAGTGAGAGAAGCACATTCTGTTGCAGACACTCCTTTTGAATTTGAAAAAGAAATATCGAAAATCATCGACCAACTAAATTCGGATGTTCAAATAATCAATGAGAAGGTTACTTTTTCGGGTGATGAGGCTGAGAAGCTTGATGATGTCATGAAAGACAGAGGTGTGCATGAAAGAGAGGCTATCAGAATGTTGGTCAGAGAACGGTTGAAAAAAATATCAAGCTCCAGAGATGGCGAACTCATTGAATTCTATTTACCGAGGGAGCCTTCCGAAAAGGCCAAAGAGTTAACCTCTGGGAGCGATGTCTCAGTAAATGTTCTATGCCGGAAGATTGTTGAAGAACGGCTAACTTAA
- a CDS encoding ABC transporter ATP-binding protein: MSGDLQRTGQVAETGETLIEVENLKKHYGGGGVFANPSVKAVDGVSFSIKRGETLGLVGESGCGKSTLGRTLVRLEEATEGTISFDGTDITTLSGEDLKDWRRNAQMVFQDPESSLNDRMTVGEIIREPLDAHDWRTKQERQKRVLDLLTSVGLREEHYYRYPHQFSGGQRQRVGIARALALEPEFLVLDEPVSALDVSVQAKIITLLEDLQEEFDLTYLFIAHDLSVVRHICDRVAVMYLGKIMELSDTEAVYENAHNPYTRSLLSAIPRPDPSRSSHRITLPGTPPSPRDPPTGCQFSTRCPAKIRPEGYEDVDEAVWDAIERFREVVRERSRMNLGAVDRLRRQLGNFSAYDDIDETVTDLFGDLDVPADVREQIETAAELVKDGRPAEARSHLGEVFNGVCDLQRPAFHPVGENNHMSYCHRHDAEYEDVDPVLDHRTRDA, translated from the coding sequence ATGAGTGGCGACCTACAACGGACTGGCCAGGTGGCCGAGACCGGCGAGACGCTGATCGAGGTCGAGAACTTAAAGAAGCACTACGGCGGTGGCGGCGTCTTCGCCAATCCGTCGGTAAAGGCCGTCGACGGCGTGAGCTTCTCGATCAAACGTGGGGAGACGCTCGGCCTCGTCGGCGAGTCCGGGTGTGGGAAGAGTACGCTCGGCCGGACGCTCGTCCGCCTGGAGGAGGCCACCGAGGGGACGATCTCCTTCGACGGGACCGACATCACGACGCTGTCGGGCGAGGACCTGAAAGACTGGCGTCGCAACGCCCAGATGGTCTTCCAGGACCCCGAGTCCAGCCTCAACGACCGGATGACCGTCGGGGAGATCATCCGCGAGCCGCTGGACGCCCACGACTGGCGGACCAAACAGGAGCGCCAGAAGCGCGTGCTGGACCTGTTGACGTCGGTGGGGCTCCGGGAGGAGCACTACTATCGCTATCCCCACCAGTTCTCGGGCGGCCAGCGCCAGCGGGTCGGCATCGCGCGGGCGCTCGCTCTCGAGCCGGAGTTTCTCGTCCTCGACGAGCCGGTCAGCGCGCTGGATGTCTCCGTCCAGGCGAAGATCATCACGCTGCTCGAGGACCTCCAAGAGGAGTTCGACCTCACGTACCTCTTTATCGCCCACGACCTCTCGGTCGTGCGGCACATCTGTGATCGCGTTGCGGTCATGTACCTCGGGAAGATCATGGAGCTCAGCGACACCGAGGCGGTCTACGAGAACGCCCACAACCCCTACACGCGGTCGCTCCTCTCCGCCATTCCCCGGCCCGACCCCTCGAGGTCCTCTCACCGGATCACGCTGCCGGGAACGCCACCCAGCCCGCGGGATCCGCCGACAGGCTGTCAGTTCTCGACCCGGTGTCCGGCCAAGATCCGGCCGGAGGGCTACGAGGACGTCGACGAGGCGGTCTGGGACGCGATCGAGCGCTTCCGGGAGGTCGTCCGCGAACGATCTCGGATGAATCTCGGGGCAGTCGACCGGCTCAGACGACAGCTCGGTAACTTCTCGGCGTACGACGACATCGACGAGACAGTCACGGACCTCTTTGGCGACCTCGACGTCCCTGCGGACGTTCGCGAACAGATCGAGACCGCCGCCGAGTTGGTCAAGGACGGGCGGCCCGCGGAGGCACGGAGTCACCTCGGAGAAGTATTCAACGGCGTCTGTGACCTCCAGCGGCCGGCGTTTCACCCGGTCGGGGAGAACAACCATATGAGCTACTGCCACCGTCACGACGCCGAATACGAGGACGTCGACCCAGTCCTCGACCACCGAACCCGTGACGCCTAG
- a CDS encoding ABC transporter substrate-binding protein → MSDGKKLNRRKFLAATGAATASIGLAGCGDGEETEETDEPEETSSDTEYEPPSSFPYGINETNVDEAQRVMEEAGYGPDNRFDLDWLQYQSGAWEEMADSISVRLESAYIDMSISDSDFGALLETTQSGNHEAYTLGWVADYPAAQNFLQLVDPENTIYDAESYTPNGETLFWSEDAEGDEEIRQYVIEQFDRIQNNPELTDEAQSIREEATLNIERALWDAAALLPVYHTVDQLFWYDHVDLDAPGGMGPSRAKASNFVNAIEDDDVLNGHSGTFSSLDPIASGNTASGGKIMDMFDAPMNYVNGTTEIEPLIVEDYSVSEDLTEYEFTLKEGIQFHGDYGEVTAADVVYSFRRLIESSNSTNTYFPLSVLGIEHETDDDGNVVPDSTAVEATGDYTFTVSLSSPFGYALEVFAYSAFSVVPEGIVGDIEGHDGEMEWSEFSTNPVGCGPFVFESWQEGNGGSFQATAFEDYHGEAADFDLHDTIITEDSAQYNYILNQSADFGVIPTPQYDPELVTEESTEDSQVLGTYGPLDNGETLNMSSTPGINTYYIGFHMEKVPKAVRKAMAYVLTREDFVESVFKGRGEAAYHLLPKQVFPGGAEGYESNYQG, encoded by the coding sequence ATGTCAGACGGAAAAAAGCTGAACCGACGAAAATTCCTCGCGGCGACCGGTGCCGCGACGGCGAGCATTGGGCTGGCCGGGTGTGGTGACGGTGAAGAGACCGAAGAGACGGACGAACCGGAGGAAACGTCGAGCGACACCGAATACGAGCCGCCGAGTTCGTTCCCGTACGGGATCAACGAAACCAACGTCGACGAGGCCCAGCGGGTGATGGAGGAGGCGGGCTACGGACCTGACAACCGCTTCGATCTCGACTGGTTGCAGTACCAGAGCGGTGCGTGGGAGGAGATGGCGGACTCGATCAGTGTGCGCCTGGAGTCGGCGTACATCGACATGAGCATCAGCGACTCGGACTTCGGGGCGCTGCTGGAGACCACTCAGAGCGGGAACCACGAGGCCTACACGCTCGGGTGGGTCGCCGACTATCCTGCGGCCCAGAACTTCCTTCAGCTGGTCGATCCGGAGAACACGATCTACGACGCCGAGAGCTATACGCCAAACGGCGAGACGCTTTTCTGGTCCGAGGACGCCGAAGGCGACGAGGAGATCCGCCAGTACGTGATCGAGCAGTTCGATCGGATCCAGAACAACCCGGAGCTAACCGACGAAGCCCAGAGCATCCGGGAGGAAGCGACGCTCAACATCGAGCGGGCGCTGTGGGACGCGGCCGCCCTGCTCCCGGTCTATCACACCGTCGATCAGCTGTTCTGGTACGACCACGTCGACCTCGACGCGCCCGGCGGGATGGGACCCTCGCGGGCGAAGGCGAGCAACTTCGTCAACGCGATCGAAGACGACGACGTCCTCAACGGCCATTCCGGCACCTTCAGTTCCCTGGACCCGATCGCCTCCGGGAACACGGCCAGCGGGGGCAAGATCATGGACATGTTCGACGCGCCGATGAACTACGTCAACGGGACCACGGAGATCGAACCCCTCATCGTCGAGGACTACTCGGTCAGCGAGGACCTCACGGAGTACGAGTTCACGCTCAAGGAGGGTATCCAGTTCCACGGTGACTACGGCGAGGTCACCGCCGCCGACGTCGTCTACTCGTTCCGCCGGCTCATCGAGTCCAGCAACTCCACGAACACGTACTTCCCGCTGTCGGTACTCGGGATCGAACACGAGACCGACGACGACGGCAACGTCGTGCCGGACTCGACGGCCGTCGAGGCGACGGGCGACTACACGTTCACGGTCTCACTCTCCAGCCCGTTCGGGTACGCGCTCGAAGTGTTCGCCTATTCGGCGTTCTCCGTCGTCCCGGAGGGCATCGTCGGCGACATCGAGGGTCACGACGGCGAGATGGAGTGGTCGGAGTTCTCGACGAACCCGGTCGGCTGTGGCCCGTTCGTCTTCGAGTCCTGGCAGGAGGGCAACGGTGGCTCCTTCCAGGCGACGGCCTTCGAGGACTACCACGGCGAGGCCGCGGACTTCGACCTCCACGACACGATCATCACCGAAGACTCCGCACAGTACAACTACATCCTGAACCAGAGCGCCGACTTCGGCGTCATCCCGACGCCACAGTACGATCCGGAACTGGTCACCGAGGAGTCGACCGAGGACAGCCAGGTCCTGGGAACCTACGGCCCGTTGGACAACGGGGAGACACTGAACATGTCGTCGACGCCGGGCATCAACACCTACTACATCGGCTTCCACATGGAAAAGGTGCCAAAGGCCGTCCGCAAGGCGATGGCCTACGTGCTCACCCGCGAGGACTTCGTCGAAAGCGTCTTCAAGGGTCGCGGCGAGGCGGCCTACCACCTGCTCCCGAAGCAGGTCTTCCCCGGCGGGGCCGAGGGCTACGAGTCGAACTACCAGGGATAA
- a CDS encoding ParB/RepB/Spo0J family partition protein, with protein sequence MEVKQIDPNELEIDPINERKENIGPDKDDNSLEESIREQGVIQPPVARLEGENYKIVVGQRRTLAAQNVGVESIPVIIMDWDDSDALAASVTENVDAFRKSVSRTDRAAAVQRLMEVNGWNADDVAEELGVNPSTVREWLERTNPEWEDTVVHVDGADKAPDEIRESVDEVDDKQLASIRANTESKEEREEIVKTLSRSDLSQRDVLEATKQARRDGEADLKEIIKEMDDEKSDNEGEIRVRTRVTFTGNQADGLKDAAKDLGTSEEEVVRNAIQEYLKSNGYV encoded by the coding sequence ATGGAAGTAAAACAGATTGACCCGAACGAATTAGAGATCGATCCTATTAATGAAAGGAAAGAAAATATTGGCCCCGATAAGGATGATAATTCACTGGAAGAAAGCATTCGAGAGCAGGGCGTAATCCAACCCCCAGTCGCTCGTCTGGAAGGTGAAAATTATAAAATCGTAGTTGGTCAACGACGAACTCTTGCAGCACAGAATGTTGGTGTAGAATCCATCCCAGTAATCATTATGGACTGGGATGATTCGGACGCTCTCGCGGCAAGTGTAACAGAGAACGTTGACGCTTTCCGAAAATCTGTATCAAGGACAGACCGTGCTGCGGCAGTTCAACGATTGATGGAAGTGAACGGTTGGAATGCAGATGACGTTGCTGAGGAACTAGGGGTTAATCCTAGCACGGTACGGGAATGGCTAGAACGTACAAATCCTGAGTGGGAAGATACTGTCGTCCACGTTGATGGAGCAGATAAAGCTCCGGACGAAATTCGGGAATCAGTCGATGAGGTTGATGACAAACAGTTGGCGAGTATTCGCGCTAATACTGAGTCAAAAGAAGAAAGAGAAGAGATTGTTAAAACTCTGTCGAGATCTGACCTTAGCCAGCGTGATGTCCTTGAGGCAACAAAGCAGGCACGTCGTGATGGAGAGGCGGATTTGAAAGAAATCATCAAAGAGATGGATGATGAGAAATCGGATAATGAAGGTGAAATTCGGGTCCGCACTAGAGTTACGTTCACTGGAAATCAAGCCGACGGACTGAAAGACGCTGCGAAGGATCTAGGAACTTCTGAAGAGGAGGTAGTTCGAAACGCCATCCAAGAATACCTCAAATCGAATGGATACGTGTAG
- a CDS encoding ABC transporter ATP-binding protein yields the protein MSRERTAESARGEGDPLLSVRNLQTVFHTDRETIRAIDDVSFDVYPGETVGIVGESGSGKSVTARSIMGLIDSPGEVLPESSINFNGQELTALSDAAYREVRGSGIGMVFQDPQQSLNPVYTIGNQIREALEINRGITGAEATAEATDLLESVGIPDAKRRLDEYPHEFSGGMRQRAVIAMMLACEPDLLIADEPTTALDVTIQAQILDLLKEIQAERNLAILFITHDMGVIADISDRVNVMYAGEIVEKASVENLFERPKHPYTRALIESIPGEHSREEGLNTIEGEVPTPNAPADHCRFAPRCPQAFGACDEMAPQHIDVGETIEHTASCLLYPEGKTEAERLEHHSALASGEDIETEGEHR from the coding sequence ATGTCCCGTGAACGCACCGCCGAGAGCGCACGCGGCGAGGGCGACCCGCTACTCTCGGTCCGGAACCTCCAGACGGTCTTCCATACCGACCGGGAGACGATCCGAGCGATCGACGATGTGAGTTTCGACGTCTACCCCGGCGAGACGGTCGGTATCGTCGGCGAATCGGGCTCGGGCAAGAGCGTCACTGCTCGCTCGATCATGGGACTAATCGACTCCCCTGGCGAGGTACTCCCGGAGTCGTCGATCAACTTCAACGGCCAGGAGCTGACCGCCCTCTCCGACGCCGCCTATCGCGAGGTCCGCGGGAGTGGTATCGGCATGGTGTTTCAGGACCCCCAACAGTCGCTGAACCCCGTCTACACGATCGGCAATCAGATCAGGGAAGCCCTAGAGATCAACCGGGGTATCACGGGCGCGGAAGCGACCGCGGAGGCGACCGACCTGCTCGAATCGGTCGGCATCCCCGACGCGAAGCGTCGCCTCGACGAGTACCCCCACGAGTTCTCCGGCGGGATGCGCCAGCGCGCCGTCATCGCGATGATGCTAGCCTGTGAACCCGACCTGCTGATCGCCGACGAGCCGACGACCGCCCTGGACGTGACCATCCAGGCGCAGATTCTGGACTTGCTGAAAGAGATCCAGGCGGAACGCAATCTCGCGATCCTCTTTATCACCCACGATATGGGCGTCATCGCCGACATCTCCGACCGCGTGAACGTGATGTACGCGGGCGAGATCGTCGAGAAGGCGTCGGTCGAGAACCTCTTCGAGCGCCCGAAACACCCCTATACGCGGGCGCTGATCGAATCGATCCCGGGCGAGCACTCCCGCGAAGAGGGGCTCAACACGATCGAGGGAGAGGTGCCAACGCCCAACGCGCCGGCGGACCACTGCCGGTTCGCCCCGCGATGTCCGCAGGCGTTCGGGGCCTGCGACGAGATGGCCCCCCAGCACATCGACGTCGGCGAGACAATCGAACACACGGCGTCGTGTCTGCTGTACCCGGAAGGGAAGACGGAGGCGGAACGGCTCGAACACCACAGCGCACTTGCGAGCGGTGAAGACATCGAAACGGAAGGTGAGCACCGATGA
- a CDS encoding ABC transporter permease → MSDTPPTTTREELTGYETEALRTRIAESPRPFLRWAAVLIALIAVELGTYAALAVALLERVFVGITAAVELLVGVVSPGAAESVLDVQAGGSEFLVGLADGAGSIPTLFGRGTIPNQGYQLGPGAGWDGTVLGIEPPAIIADLPVVFDWKGTFLGLEPALAWALRFTLIVAYALFLAYWLFRGWKVYREHYRQADWTPTDDMVSRLKGHRWGQFGILVLLLYLTMAIFGPALGPTTVEQNIKSSYSFEVNYFDTETGEVESIPVGDANFNSKSKGSGENVGPMTYDDYGRFHPFGTLDNGRDLFTFLMAGARITMIVSGMAIGLAALIAAVLSMVSAYYAGSIDLTILTTADGIVSVPRLILLIMVSAVFANHWLGGILNGGFILALVFAFTTWPLLWRAVRGPALQVAQEEWVDAARSFGQRPRTIMRKHMLPYIVGYLLVYASMTTGGIIISLSALSFLGNGLGISAPTPAWGRAISAGQDYVATSSWHISLFSGLIIVVLVTGLNAFGDGIRDAIDPETESAEAEEAAAGGGA, encoded by the coding sequence ATGTCTGATACTCCACCGACCACGACGCGTGAGGAGTTGACTGGGTACGAGACCGAAGCGCTCCGGACGCGGATCGCCGAGTCCCCGCGGCCGTTTCTCCGGTGGGCCGCGGTGCTCATCGCGTTGATCGCCGTCGAGTTAGGGACGTACGCGGCGCTCGCGGTCGCCCTGCTCGAGCGGGTCTTCGTCGGGATCACGGCAGCCGTCGAGTTGCTCGTCGGCGTCGTCTCGCCGGGGGCTGCCGAGAGCGTTCTGGACGTCCAGGCCGGCGGGTCCGAATTCCTCGTGGGACTCGCCGACGGTGCGGGCTCGATCCCGACCCTGTTCGGCCGGGGAACCATCCCCAATCAGGGGTATCAACTCGGACCGGGGGCTGGCTGGGACGGGACAGTGCTGGGGATCGAGCCCCCGGCAATCATCGCGGACCTCCCGGTTGTGTTCGATTGGAAAGGAACCTTTCTCGGCCTCGAACCCGCCCTCGCGTGGGCGTTGCGATTCACGCTTATCGTCGCCTACGCGCTGTTTCTGGCGTACTGGCTGTTCCGCGGCTGGAAGGTCTACCGTGAGCACTACCGCCAGGCCGACTGGACGCCGACCGACGACATGGTCAGCCGACTCAAGGGCCACCGCTGGGGGCAGTTCGGGATCCTCGTCCTCCTGCTGTATCTGACGATGGCGATCTTCGGGCCGGCGCTCGGCCCGACGACTGTCGAGCAGAACATCAAGAGTTCCTACAGCTTCGAGGTCAACTACTTCGACACCGAGACCGGCGAAGTCGAGTCCATCCCCGTCGGCGACGCCAACTTCAATTCGAAATCCAAGGGCAGCGGGGAGAACGTCGGGCCGATGACATACGACGACTATGGGCGGTTCCACCCGTTCGGGACGCTCGACAACGGACGTGACCTGTTCACGTTCCTCATGGCCGGGGCACGTATCACCATGATCGTCTCCGGCATGGCGATCGGGCTCGCGGCGCTCATCGCCGCCGTGCTGTCGATGGTCTCGGCGTACTACGCCGGCTCGATCGACCTCACGATCCTCACGACCGCGGATGGGATCGTCTCGGTCCCGCGGTTGATCCTGTTAATCATGGTGAGTGCCGTCTTCGCGAACCACTGGCTCGGTGGGATTCTCAACGGCGGGTTCATCCTCGCGCTGGTGTTCGCCTTCACCACGTGGCCGCTGCTGTGGCGGGCCGTGCGTGGCCCGGCGCTGCAGGTCGCCCAGGAGGAATGGGTCGACGCGGCCCGGAGCTTCGGCCAACGGCCCCGCACGATCATGCGAAAGCACATGCTGCCGTACATCGTCGGCTACCTGCTGGTGTACGCCTCGATGACGACCGGCGGGATCATCATCAGCCTCTCGGCGCTGTCGTTCCTGGGCAACGGCCTCGGGATCAGCGCGCCGACGCCCGCGTGGGGACGCGCTATCTCGGCCGGCCAGGACTACGTCGCCACCTCTTCGTGGCACATCTCGCTGTTCTCGGGGCTGATCATCGTGGTGCTGGTCACCGGCCTCAACGCCTTCGGCGACGGGATCCGTGACGCGATCGACCCCGAGACCGAAAGCGCCGAGGCCGAGGAAGCGGCCGCAGGAGGTGGTGCGTGA
- a CDS encoding site-specific DNA-methyltransferase: MVEKDELVDFIPDSCSYLLDKNNQELRTAIPELARDWEKMIEIENTVQKLPTDHSFINSDSRELSDIEDESVELVVTSPPYFNIKDYNNKKNGQLGLIDEYETFTDELESVWKECYDKLIPGGRMCVVVGDVLQSRREAGRHRALPLHSSIQEQCRSIGFDSLAPIIWAKIGNAALEAGGNARFLGKPYEPGAVIKNDIEYILLFRKPEKYRSPSSAERVLSTIQVDDHSQFFRQIWTDIQGENSGDHPAPYPEELAERLIRMYSFVGDTVLDPFAGIGTTTIAASRNGRDSISIEVDEEYLEIAKGRLEDLKLQQKIT, translated from the coding sequence ATGGTCGAAAAAGATGAGTTGGTGGATTTTATCCCAGACTCTTGTAGTTATCTTTTAGACAAAAATAACCAAGAATTGAGGACAGCGATTCCTGAATTGGCTAGAGATTGGGAGAAAATGATAGAAATAGAAAATACTGTCCAGAAGCTGCCGACAGATCATTCATTCATCAATTCAGATTCAAGAGAATTGAGTGATATCGAAGATGAATCCGTAGAGCTGGTTGTCACAAGCCCCCCTTATTTTAATATTAAAGACTATAATAATAAGAAGAATGGGCAGCTAGGATTAATCGATGAATATGAAACATTCACCGATGAGCTTGAGAGTGTCTGGAAGGAGTGTTATGACAAATTAATTCCTGGGGGTAGAATGTGTGTAGTCGTAGGGGATGTACTACAGTCAAGACGGGAAGCAGGCCGTCACAGAGCGCTACCGTTGCATTCATCAATTCAAGAGCAGTGCAGAAGTATTGGATTTGACAGTCTTGCGCCGATAATTTGGGCAAAAATTGGGAATGCAGCATTAGAGGCAGGAGGTAATGCCAGATTCCTGGGAAAGCCCTACGAACCGGGAGCAGTGATAAAAAATGACATAGAGTATATTCTGTTATTCCGTAAACCGGAAAAATACCGTTCACCATCATCCGCTGAACGAGTTCTCTCCACAATTCAAGTCGATGATCACAGTCAATTCTTTCGACAGATATGGACGGATATTCAAGGGGAAAACTCAGGGGACCATCCTGCTCCATATCCAGAAGAATTAGCAGAACGTCTAATTAGAATGTATTCTTTTGTTGGTGACACTGTACTGGATCCCTTTGCAGGTATTGGGACAACCACAATTGCAGCGTCAAGAAATGGGCGAGATTCAATAAGTATTGAAGTTGATGAGGAGTACTTGGAGATAGCCAAGGGTCGACTTGAAGATTTGAAACTACAGCAGAAAATAACCTGA